A section of the Pseudomonas fluorescens genome encodes:
- a CDS encoding multidrug efflux RND transporter permease subunit: MKGHGSVSAWCVDHPVATLLLTFALVLLGLIAFPRLPVAPLPEAEFPTIQVTAQLPGASPDTMASSVATPLEVQFSAIPGMTQMTSSSALGSSLLTLQFTLDKSIDTAAQEVQAAINTAAGKLPSDMPNLPTWRKVNPADSPVLILSISSDNMPGTELSDYVETLLARQISQIDGVGQISITGQQRPAIRVQASPDKLAAIGLTLADIRLVLQQSSLNLAKGALYGRDSVSTLSTNDQLFHPEEYGDLIVSYRDGAPVQLRDVARVINGSENAYVQAWSGDTPGVNLVIFRQPGANIVDTVERILAEVPRLQAMLPASVEVSSLSDRTKTIRASLHEVEITLLIAVLLVVAVMALFLRQWSATLIVSSVLGVSLVSSFALMYVMGFSLNNLTLVAIVIAVGFVVDDAIVVVENIHRHLEAGLDKREAAIKGAGEIGFTVVSISFSLVAAFIPLLFMGGVVGRLFKEFALTATSTILISVVVSLTLAPMLAGQFMRAPTHHPHDKPGFGERLLASYARNLRRALAHPRTMLAIFTVTLGLAVAGYVLIPKGFFPVQDTGFILGTSEAAADVSYPDMVAKHQALAEIIKADPAVENFSHSVGVTGSNQTIANGRFWIALKDRGDRDVSASQFIDRIRAKLAQVPGIVLYLRAGQDINLSSGPSRSQYQYVLKSNDGATLNTWTQRLTEKLRANPAFRDLSNDLQLGGSITHISIDRQAAARFGLTATDVDQALYDAFGQRQVNEFQTETNQYQVVLELDSQQRGKAESLNYFYLRSPLSGEMVPLSALAKVDPPSVGPLSISHDGMFPAANLSFNLAPGVALGDAVIMLDQAKNEIGMPSTIIGNFQGAAQAFQSSLASQPWLILAALVAVYIILGVLYESFVHPLTIISTLPSAGLGALILLWLLGQDFSIMALIGLVLLIGIVKKNGILMIDFALEAQRVRGLTPADAIYEACITRFRPIIMTTLAALLGAVPLMLGAGAGAELRQPLGIAVVGGLLVSQALTLFTTPVIYLYLEKLFHRPKPALGLATTH; the protein is encoded by the coding sequence ATGAAGGGCCATGGCTCGGTATCGGCCTGGTGCGTCGATCATCCGGTCGCCACCTTGCTGCTGACCTTTGCCCTGGTGCTGCTGGGTTTGATCGCCTTTCCGCGCCTGCCCGTCGCGCCGCTGCCAGAGGCAGAGTTCCCGACGATCCAGGTCACCGCCCAACTGCCCGGCGCCAGCCCCGATACCATGGCATCCTCAGTGGCCACGCCCTTGGAGGTGCAATTCAGTGCCATCCCCGGCATGACCCAGATGACCTCCAGCAGTGCCCTGGGCTCCAGCCTCTTGACCCTGCAATTCACCCTCGATAAAAGCATCGATACCGCCGCCCAGGAAGTGCAGGCGGCGATCAACACCGCAGCCGGCAAGTTGCCCAGCGATATGCCCAACCTGCCAACCTGGCGCAAGGTCAACCCGGCGGACAGCCCGGTACTGATCCTGAGTATCAGCTCCGACAATATGCCCGGCACCGAGTTGAGCGACTATGTGGAAACCCTGCTGGCCCGGCAGATCAGCCAGATCGACGGGGTCGGCCAGATCAGCATCACCGGCCAGCAACGCCCGGCGATCCGCGTGCAGGCCTCGCCGGACAAGCTCGCCGCCATCGGCCTGACCCTGGCCGACATCCGCCTGGTGCTCCAGCAATCGAGCCTGAACCTGGCCAAGGGCGCGCTGTATGGGCGCGATAGCGTATCGACGCTGTCGACCAACGACCAGCTGTTCCACCCCGAGGAATACGGCGACTTGATCGTTTCCTATAGGGACGGTGCGCCCGTGCAGTTACGCGATGTGGCGCGGGTGATCAACGGCTCGGAGAACGCCTACGTACAGGCCTGGTCCGGCGATACGCCGGGGGTCAACCTGGTGATCTTCCGCCAGCCAGGGGCCAATATCGTTGACACCGTGGAACGCATCCTGGCCGAAGTGCCGCGTTTGCAGGCGATGCTGCCGGCATCGGTGGAGGTCAGCTCGCTGTCGGATCGCACCAAGACCATTCGGGCCTCGCTGCATGAAGTGGAAATCACCCTGCTGATCGCGGTGTTGCTGGTGGTGGCGGTGATGGCGCTGTTCCTGCGCCAGTGGTCGGCAACCCTGATTGTCTCCAGTGTGCTCGGGGTGTCGCTGGTCTCAAGCTTTGCCTTGATGTACGTGATGGGCTTCAGCTTGAACAACCTGACCCTGGTCGCCATCGTGATCGCCGTGGGGTTTGTGGTGGACGATGCGATTGTGGTGGTGGAGAACATCCACCGTCACCTTGAGGCGGGCCTGGACAAGCGTGAAGCCGCGATCAAGGGCGCCGGCGAGATCGGGTTTACCGTGGTCTCCATCAGCTTCTCGCTGGTGGCGGCGTTTATCCCGCTGTTGTTCATGGGCGGCGTGGTCGGTCGCTTGTTCAAGGAGTTCGCCCTGACGGCGACCTCGACCATCCTGATTTCAGTGGTGGTGTCCCTGACCCTGGCGCCAATGCTGGCCGGGCAGTTTATGCGCGCGCCCACCCACCACCCCCACGACAAGCCGGGCTTTGGCGAACGCCTGTTGGCCAGCTATGCCCGCAACCTGCGGCGGGCGCTGGCCCATCCCCGGACGATGCTCGCCATCTTCACCGTGACCCTGGGCCTGGCCGTGGCCGGCTACGTGTTGATTCCCAAGGGCTTTTTCCCGGTACAGGACACCGGCTTTATTCTCGGCACCAGCGAGGCGGCGGCCGATGTGTCCTACCCGGACATGGTCGCCAAGCACCAGGCCCTGGCCGAAATCATCAAGGCCGACCCGGCGGTGGAAAACTTCTCCCACTCTGTGGGTGTGACCGGCAGCAACCAGACCATCGCCAACGGCCGCTTCTGGATTGCCTTGAAAGACCGCGGTGATCGCGATGTGTCCGCCAGCCAGTTCATCGACCGGATCCGCGCCAAACTGGCCCAGGTGCCGGGGATCGTGCTGTATCTGCGTGCCGGCCAGGACATCAACCTCAGCTCCGGGCCCAGCCGCAGCCAGTACCAGTACGTGCTCAAGAGCAACGATGGCGCGACCCTGAACACCTGGACCCAGCGCCTGACCGAAAAACTGCGCGCCAACCCGGCCTTTCGCGACCTGTCCAACGACCTGCAACTGGGCGGCAGCATTACCCACATCAGTATCGACCGCCAGGCCGCCGCACGTTTCGGCCTGACGGCCACCGATGTCGACCAGGCGCTGTACGACGCGTTCGGCCAGCGCCAGGTCAATGAATTCCAGACCGAGACCAACCAGTACCAGGTGGTGCTGGAACTGGACAGCCAGCAACGGGGCAAGGCTGAAAGCCTGAACTACTTCTACCTGCGCTCGCCGTTGAGCGGTGAGATGGTGCCACTGTCGGCCCTGGCCAAGGTCGACCCGCCGAGCGTCGGGCCGCTGTCGATCAGCCATGACGGCATGTTCCCGGCGGCCAACCTGTCGTTCAACCTGGCGCCGGGCGTGGCCCTGGGTGACGCCGTCATCATGCTCGACCAGGCCAAGAACGAGATCGGCATGCCGAGTACCATCATCGGCAACTTCCAGGGCGCGGCACAGGCGTTCCAAAGTTCCTTGGCCAGCCAGCCGTGGCTGATCCTCGCGGCGCTGGTGGCGGTCTATATCATCCTCGGCGTGCTGTATGAGAGTTTCGTACATCCGCTGACGATCATCTCGACCCTGCCCTCCGCCGGTCTCGGCGCATTGATCCTGCTGTGGCTGTTGGGCCAGGATTTTTCGATCATGGCCTTGATCGGCCTGGTGCTGTTGATCGGCATCGTCAAGAAAAACGGCATCCTGATGATCGACTTTGCCCTGGAAGCCCAGCGCGTTCGTGGGCTGACGCCCGCCGATGCGATTTATGAAGCCTGTATCACGCGCTTCCGACCGATCATCATGACCACCCTCGCCGCGTTGCTGGGCGCAGTGCCGCTGATGCTCGGCGCAGGCGCCGGCGCGGAATTGCGCCAGCCCCTGGGGATCGCGGTGGTCGGCGGGTTGCTGGTGAGCCAGGCGCTGACGCTGTTCACCACGCCGGTCATATACTTGTACCTTGAGAAACTTTTCCACAGACCCAAACCGGCCCTCGGGCTGGCGACCACACATTGA
- a CDS encoding heavy metal response regulator transcription factor codes for MRVLIIEDEEKTADYLHRGLTEQGYTVDVARDGIEGLHLSLESDYAVIVLDVMLPGLDGFGVLRALRARKQTPVIMLTARERVEDRIRGLREGADDYLGKPFSFLELVARLQALTRRSGGHEPVQVTIADLWIDLISRKASRCGLRLDLTAKEFSLLSVLARRQGEILSKTAIAELVWDINFDSDANVVEVAIKRLRAKLDGPFEHKLLHTIRGMGYVLENRSAE; via the coding sequence ATGCGCGTCCTGATTATTGAAGACGAAGAAAAAACCGCCGACTACCTGCATCGCGGGCTGACGGAGCAAGGCTACACGGTGGATGTCGCCCGCGACGGTATCGAGGGCCTGCACCTGTCCCTGGAAAGCGATTACGCGGTGATCGTGCTCGATGTGATGCTGCCCGGCCTCGACGGCTTTGGTGTGCTGCGTGCACTGCGGGCACGCAAGCAGACCCCGGTGATCATGCTCACCGCCCGTGAGCGCGTGGAAGACCGCATTCGCGGCCTGCGCGAAGGCGCCGACGATTACCTGGGCAAGCCGTTCTCATTCCTCGAACTGGTGGCGCGCCTGCAAGCCCTGACCCGGCGCAGCGGCGGGCATGAGCCGGTACAGGTGACTATCGCCGACTTGTGGATCGATCTGATCAGTCGCAAGGCCAGTCGCTGCGGCCTGCGCCTGGACCTGACCGCCAAGGAGTTCTCGCTGCTCAGCGTCCTGGCCCGGCGCCAGGGCGAAATCCTGTCAAAGACGGCGATTGCGGAATTGGTCTGGGACATCAACTTCGACAGCGACGCCAATGTGGTCGAAGTGGCGATCAAGCGCCTGCGGGCCAAGCTCGACGGGCCGTTCGAGCACAAGCTGCTGCACACCATTCGAGGCATGGGCTACGTGTTGGAGAACCGCAGTGCCGAGTAA
- a CDS encoding heavy metal sensor histidine kinase yields the protein MPSNSIALRLSGMFSLVALVIFLLIGGALYQQVDRSLGLLPGAELDARYSVLESSITRFSTPDHWDKMTNKLKLLGEEDTRIRFWVVSSDPTYEYGNPDARIREFAAGPTGKRDLYLPGHAYPFKVLVSQFPAKDQRPPLRFMIAVDTANFRATQHHLLMALISLASVGVVLASLLGFWVARIGLKPLIKLSAEAQKLAPPKLSGRLQLSPLPPELEQFVNSFNSTLERVETAYSRLESFNADVAHELRSPLTNLIGQTQVALTRGRSAEHYFEVLQSNLEELERLRSIINDMLFLASADQGSKATKLIESSLADEVATTLEYLDFILEDAQVRVTVVGDAQAQIEKAHLRRALINLLNNAVQHTSPGQEIQVRIETQEQQVLIGVTNPGELIVSEHLPRLFERFYRVDASRSNSGANHGLGLAIVKAIALMHGGDVFVRSEHGGNTFGISLPV from the coding sequence GTGCCGAGTAACTCCATTGCCCTGCGCCTGAGCGGCATGTTCAGCCTGGTGGCGCTGGTGATTTTCCTACTGATCGGCGGTGCGCTGTACCAGCAGGTAGACCGTAGCCTGGGCTTGTTGCCGGGAGCGGAACTGGATGCGCGCTACAGTGTGCTGGAGTCGTCGATCACGCGGTTCAGTACGCCAGATCACTGGGACAAGATGACCAACAAACTCAAGCTGCTGGGGGAAGAGGACACGCGTATCCGGTTTTGGGTGGTGAGCAGTGACCCGACCTATGAATATGGCAACCCGGATGCACGCATCCGCGAGTTCGCCGCCGGCCCCACGGGCAAGCGTGATTTGTACCTGCCGGGCCACGCCTACCCGTTCAAGGTGCTGGTCAGCCAGTTCCCCGCCAAGGACCAGCGCCCGCCGCTGCGCTTTATGATCGCCGTTGACACCGCCAACTTCCGTGCTACCCAGCACCATCTGCTGATGGCCTTGATCAGCCTGGCGTCTGTCGGCGTGGTACTGGCTTCGCTGCTGGGCTTCTGGGTCGCGCGCATCGGTCTCAAACCTTTGATCAAGCTGTCGGCTGAAGCGCAAAAACTGGCTCCGCCTAAACTGTCCGGACGCTTGCAGTTGTCGCCATTGCCGCCGGAACTCGAGCAGTTCGTCAATTCCTTCAACTCGACCCTGGAGCGGGTGGAAACCGCCTACTCACGCCTGGAATCCTTCAATGCCGATGTGGCCCACGAACTACGCTCACCACTGACCAACCTGATTGGCCAGACCCAGGTGGCGCTGACCCGTGGCCGTTCGGCCGAGCACTACTTCGAAGTGCTGCAATCGAACCTGGAAGAACTGGAGCGCCTGCGCTCGATCATCAATGACATGCTGTTCCTGGCCAGCGCCGACCAGGGCAGCAAGGCCACCAAGCTGATAGAGAGTTCCCTGGCCGATGAAGTGGCGACCACCCTCGAGTACCTGGACTTTATCCTCGAAGACGCCCAGGTGCGGGTCACAGTGGTCGGCGATGCCCAGGCCCAGATCGAAAAGGCTCATTTGCGCCGGGCGCTGATCAACCTGCTGAACAATGCCGTGCAGCACACCTCGCCGGGGCAGGAGATCCAGGTACGGATTGAAACGCAGGAGCAGCAGGTGCTGATTGGCGTGACCAACCCAGGGGAGCTGATCGTCAGCGAACATCTGCCCCGCTTGTTCGAGCGCTTCTACCGCGTCGACGCCTCGCGCAGTAACAGCGGGGCCAATCATGGGTTGGGGCTGGCCATCGTCAAGGCGATTGCCTTGATGCATGGCGGGGATGTGTTTGTGCGCAGCGAGCACGGTGGCAACACCTTTGGCATCAGCCTGCCCGTATAA
- a CDS encoding OprD family porin — translation MKTALTFTPLFLAIAVTISPLAHAAEAPPTDGFVEGSSLTINTRNYYMNRDRRDIHTDDSKEWGQGFLGVFESGYTQGTVGFGLDVHGMLGLKLDGGGGTDGSSILPYGSGNGKAPGSFSTGGGTLKMRAFDTELKAGDLFLNNPVIAGGMTRMLPETFRGVSLTNHSLDGWMFEGGQANFAKLYNQSGHGRIGTSYGTLPKGQDSQHMNWAGVAWSGLPGLTSNLYASELKDVWNQYYYDLDYTYALNDLVSLNPGLHFYHTQDTGNALLGDIDNNTYSLHFTVGVGNHSVTAAYQRVNGNTPFDYIAQGDSVYLDNSQQYSDFNGPNERSWKLKYAYDFAGLGMPGLTSAVSYISGRTDLTKVDPNSRGYSAWYSADGKNARHWERDIDLKYVVQGGKAKDLAVRLQWATNRGSNGYSAVDRDVDEYRVIVDYPINVF, via the coding sequence GTGAAAACCGCGCTGACATTCACCCCGTTATTCCTCGCGATTGCAGTCACTATTTCCCCGCTCGCCCATGCCGCCGAAGCCCCACCCACCGACGGATTCGTCGAAGGCTCCAGCCTTACTATCAACACCCGCAACTACTACATGAACCGCGACCGCCGCGACATCCACACCGACGACAGCAAAGAGTGGGGCCAGGGTTTTCTCGGGGTCTTCGAGTCCGGCTACACCCAGGGCACCGTGGGCTTTGGCCTGGACGTCCATGGCATGCTCGGCCTGAAACTGGACGGCGGCGGCGGCACCGACGGCTCCAGCATCCTGCCCTACGGCAGCGGCAACGGCAAAGCGCCGGGCTCGTTCTCCACCGGCGGTGGCACCCTGAAAATGCGCGCCTTCGATACCGAACTGAAAGCCGGCGACCTGTTCCTCAACAACCCGGTGATTGCCGGTGGCATGACGCGCATGCTGCCCGAGACCTTTCGTGGTGTCAGCCTGACCAACCACAGCCTGGATGGCTGGATGTTCGAAGGCGGCCAGGCCAATTTTGCCAAGCTCTACAACCAGAGTGGCCACGGGCGCATCGGCACCAGCTATGGCACCCTGCCCAAAGGCCAGGACAGCCAGCACATGAACTGGGCCGGCGTAGCCTGGAGCGGCCTGCCAGGACTGACCAGCAACCTGTACGCCTCCGAACTCAAGGACGTGTGGAACCAGTACTACTACGACCTGGACTACACCTACGCGCTCAATGACCTGGTCAGCCTCAACCCGGGCCTGCACTTCTACCATACCCAGGACACCGGCAATGCCCTGCTGGGGGATATCGACAACAACACCTACAGCCTGCATTTCACCGTGGGCGTGGGCAATCACAGCGTCACGGCCGCGTACCAGCGGGTCAATGGCAACACCCCGTTCGACTACATCGCCCAGGGCGACAGCGTGTATCTGGACAACTCCCAGCAATACTCGGATTTCAACGGCCCCAACGAGCGCTCGTGGAAGCTCAAGTACGCCTATGACTTCGCTGGCCTTGGCATGCCCGGCCTGACCTCGGCGGTGTCCTACATCAGTGGCAGGACCGACCTGACCAAGGTCGACCCCAACAGCCGGGGCTACTCGGCCTGGTACAGCGCCGATGGCAAGAACGCCAGGCATTGGGAGCGCGATATCGACCTCAAGTACGTGGTCCAGGGCGGCAAGGCCAAGGATTTGGCGGTACGCCTGCAATGGGCAACCAACCGTGGCAGCAATGGCTACTCGGCGGTGGACCGCGATGTGGATGAGTACCGGGTGATCGTCGACTACCCGATCAATGTGTTCTGA
- a CDS encoding sensor domain-containing diguanylate cyclase has translation MSQRRAFNLPARPELLLILGSGLTVTLILIIVAALLIREHASTLQTAQRSTSNITQLINADVLRNVELYDLALQGLIAAAGKDLSGLPGDVRHQLQFSQSTAAPYKGEVLLLDAQGIVLADSSTLTPTRRNFANRDYFQAHQQNADTGLFISRPFKIRCDCEQVWRIAFSRRVTGPDGEFAGVAVATMRLAYFDQLFSSLTIGSGNTINLLNTQGILLAQQPLLEWDMIDKDLSSRPNFKRMLQEGSGSFRAISALSGTPRLYTFSNVGQLPLIVVVALASDDVFAAWQRAAWLTAGATGVLCVGLLWLSWMLRLELRRRYRAEQVLSELAATDGLTGLANRRILDQRLALEWERARRSSEPLALLMIDVDHFKAFNDRHGHLGGDEALRSVAQVIGNQIRRPADLVARYGGEEFAVILPHTDASGAWMIAEHIRQGIQHLPAVGGDSQPITVSIGLSTWDKRSSASLEQLLLSADRALYEAKNSGRNRVVDAATLLP, from the coding sequence ATGAGTCAACGCCGCGCCTTTAACCTGCCTGCACGCCCGGAGCTTTTGCTGATTCTGGGCAGTGGCCTCACCGTCACTCTGATTCTGATCATCGTCGCCGCGCTGCTGATCCGCGAACATGCCAGCACGTTACAGACCGCCCAGCGCTCCACCAGCAATATCACCCAGTTGATCAATGCCGATGTGCTGCGCAACGTCGAGCTCTATGACCTGGCACTGCAAGGCCTGATTGCGGCGGCAGGCAAGGACTTGTCGGGGCTGCCTGGCGATGTGCGGCACCAACTGCAATTCAGCCAGTCCACCGCGGCGCCCTATAAAGGTGAAGTGCTGTTGCTGGACGCCCAGGGCATAGTGCTTGCCGACTCGTCGACGCTGACGCCGACCCGACGCAACTTCGCCAACCGCGACTACTTCCAGGCCCATCAACAGAACGCCGATACCGGATTGTTTATCAGCCGCCCGTTCAAGATCCGCTGTGACTGCGAGCAGGTCTGGCGCATCGCCTTCAGCCGCCGCGTGACCGGGCCCGACGGCGAGTTTGCCGGGGTAGCCGTGGCGACCATGCGCCTGGCGTATTTCGACCAATTGTTCAGCAGCCTGACCATCGGCAGCGGTAACACCATCAACCTGCTGAACACCCAGGGCATCCTGCTGGCCCAGCAACCCCTGCTCGAATGGGACATGATCGACAAGGACCTGAGTTCGCGCCCCAACTTCAAGCGCATGCTGCAAGAGGGCAGCGGCAGCTTCCGGGCCATCTCCGCGCTCAGTGGTACGCCACGGCTGTACACCTTTAGCAATGTGGGCCAATTGCCGTTGATTGTGGTGGTCGCGTTGGCCAGCGACGATGTATTCGCCGCCTGGCAACGCGCCGCGTGGCTGACGGCGGGGGCCACCGGGGTGTTGTGCGTGGGCCTGCTCTGGCTGAGCTGGATGCTGCGCCTGGAGCTGCGGCGTCGCTACCGCGCTGAGCAGGTGCTGTCGGAACTGGCAGCCACCGACGGCCTGACCGGCCTGGCCAACCGCCGCATCCTCGACCAGCGCCTGGCCCTGGAATGGGAGCGCGCCCGCCGCTCGAGCGAGCCTTTGGCGCTGTTGATGATCGACGTCGACCACTTCAAGGCCTTTAACGACCGCCATGGCCATCTGGGCGGCGACGAAGCATTGCGCAGCGTGGCACAGGTGATTGGCAACCAAATCCGCCGCCCGGCCGACCTGGTGGCGCGCTATGGCGGCGAGGAATTTGCGGTAATCCTGCCCCATACCGATGCCAGCGGTGCCTGGATGATTGCCGAACACATCCGCCAGGGCATCCAGCACTTGCCTGCCGTGGGTGGCGATAGCCAGCCGATTACCGTCAGTATCGGCCTGAGCACCTGGGACAAACGCAGCAGCGCGTCGTTGGAGCAGTTGCTGCTCAGTGCTGACCGGGCGTTGTATGAGGCGAAAAACAGCGGGCGCAACCGCGTCGTCGATGCGGCTACACTGCTGCCTTGA